The Streptococcus pantholopis genome has a segment encoding these proteins:
- the hisF gene encoding imidazole glycerol phosphate synthase subunit HisF: MLKKRIIPCLDVKNGRVVKGINFVNLTDVGDPVDAARAYYEAGCDELVFLDITATHEGRKTTLDMVRRVAEQVFIPFTVGGGIASATDMNQMLKAGADKVAVNSAALADPSLIKECSEKFGRQCVVLAVDAKKQSDGTWHVYVAGGRKDTGKDLLEWVKEAVGLGAGEILLTSMDKDGTKSGFDLDMLEAVEEVVDVPIIASGGAGNIAHILEVFQETTATGALAASIFHYGEVTIAETKKAMAAKGIEVRL; the protein is encoded by the coding sequence ATGCTAAAGAAACGGATTATTCCTTGTTTAGATGTTAAAAACGGGCGTGTGGTTAAGGGAATTAATTTTGTCAATCTGACTGATGTCGGTGATCCTGTTGATGCAGCGCGTGCTTACTATGAAGCAGGCTGTGATGAGCTAGTCTTTTTGGATATTACAGCTACCCATGAGGGGCGAAAAACCACTCTTGATATGGTCAGACGGGTAGCAGAACAGGTTTTTATTCCTTTTACGGTTGGCGGCGGCATTGCCTCAGCGACTGATATGAATCAGATGCTTAAAGCCGGTGCTGATAAAGTTGCTGTCAATTCTGCTGCTTTAGCTGACCCGTCTTTAATTAAAGAATGCTCTGAAAAATTCGGCAGGCAATGTGTTGTTTTAGCCGTCGATGCGAAAAAACAGTCTGACGGGACATGGCATGTTTATGTCGCGGGGGGACGTAAGGATACAGGGAAAGACTTGCTTGAGTGGGTTAAAGAAGCTGTGGGCTTAGGTGCTGGAGAGATTCTTTTGACCAGTATGGATAAAGATGGGACCAAATCTGGCTTTGACCTTGATATGCTTGAGGCTGTTGAAGAGGTCGTTGACGTACCGATTATTGCCTCAGGTGGCGCCGGTAATATTGCCCATATACTGGAAGTCTTTCAAGAAACGACAGCGACAGGCGCCTTAGCGGCCTCTATCTTTCATTATGGAGAGGTCACGATTGCAGAAACAAAAAAAGCTATGGCTGCCAAGGGAATTGAGGTACGGCTATGA
- the hisI gene encoding phosphoribosyl-AMP cyclohydrolase, which produces MTDFKLDFTKQDGLIPVIVTDYQTNQVLMLAYMNEESYHLTLETKEMHYWSRSRQEIWHKGESSGHYQYVKSIKTDCDQDTLLIAVKQKGAACHTGAYSCFFKDIYPN; this is translated from the coding sequence ATGACAGATTTTAAGCTTGATTTTACCAAGCAGGATGGGCTTATTCCGGTGATTGTAACAGATTATCAAACGAATCAAGTCCTTATGCTGGCTTATATGAACGAAGAAAGTTACCATCTGACTCTTGAAACCAAAGAGATGCATTATTGGAGCCGTTCACGTCAAGAAATTTGGCATAAAGGAGAAAGCAGCGGGCATTACCAGTATGTTAAATCTATCAAAACAGACTGCGATCAAGACACATTGCTGATTGCCGTTAAACAGAAAGGTGCTGCCTGCCATACAGGCGCTTATTCCTGTTTTTTTAAAGACATTTATCCTAACTAA
- the hisE gene encoding phosphoribosyl-ATP diphosphatase, producing MLETLYKEVLNRKEEPKEGSYSNYLFDKGLDKILKKVGEEAAEVIIAAKNADKDEIANETADLLYHLAVMLAETGVTPQDVDKVLQGRQGKKSRVHDRKTITDY from the coding sequence ATGCTTGAAACACTCTACAAAGAAGTTTTGAATCGTAAGGAAGAGCCTAAGGAAGGCTCCTATAGCAATTATCTTTTTGATAAGGGATTGGATAAGATTCTAAAAAAAGTTGGTGAAGAAGCTGCTGAGGTCATTATTGCTGCTAAAAATGCCGATAAGGATGAGATTGCTAATGAAACGGCGGATCTTCTTTATCATCTGGCTGTCATGCTGGCGGAAACTGGTGTGACCCCGCAGGATGTTGACAAAGTTCTGCAAGGGCGTCAAGGCAAGAAAAGCCGTGTGCATGACCGAAAAACTATTACT